The Rhodohalobacter sp. SW132 genome segment TGGTTAAGATGGGCATTGCCAGCCGAATTCGGAAGAAATGGATAAAAACCACGCATTCGACACATGGATGGCCGGTGGCAGCAAACGTGCTGGACCGGAACTTTTCCCCGGAAGGACTTGGCCAGGTCTGGGTCAGTGACATTACCTACATTCGCGGCGAGCAGGGCTGGATGTATTTG includes the following:
- a CDS encoding IS3 family transposase; amino-acid sequence: AAWQESGRRYGSPRIYNQLRKDGCTASRPRIARLMVKMGIASRIRKKWIKTTHSTHGWPVAANVLDRNFSPEGLGQVWVSDITYIRGEQGWMYL